TCCCTCACAAGGGGAGATATACATACCTCTCTGTAAAACTATAGGagtaataaattttgtattccCATTCTGTAACCACTGATCTTACAATGCAACTTAAAACTATAAAAGCCTCTGGAAAGGAACAACACTTCAACCTATGAACTTGTTCGAgttataaaacaaatacatgaactTTATAGTTATTCTCATAGTACCACAAGTCTCCTTCAAAGATTATAAATGAAATATGAATCAACAGCTTAATAAAAAAGATTAAGCAAGTTTGGAGGGCGGTTTGTCAAGGGATCTCCACTCCCAGAGCATCCACACAATCGATGTGCCtgttaaaaacaataaaagatcATTCACACTATGAATGCAACGCAACCTACATGAACTGATTGAATACAAGAGATTTAAATGTATGGTGATTGCTACCAAGCCATACCTGCAAAGAAGGCCACGGTTGAGAGATTGGCGATGGTCATGGTATGGTAGAAGAGGTATTCAGTCAGAAAATGGCCTAAGGCGTAGATAAACGAGAGAAAGGTAGCCAAGTATAACGGTTTGTTTTCGGGGTTGAATGCACAAAGAAAGCAAAGAGTGCAGGTCAATAGTGTCCATACTCCAAATGTACGTCCATGAACTTCACTCACTGCAAAACAGTTAAAACAGAAGAAAGAACATCCTGAGTAGTGAGGAGGGTACTATTATTGTAATAAACCAAAAGGAGCCATCACTAGAAACCTAAAGTTAGACACCTCAAGTTCAACTATATCtagataatcttttttttttgtttcctattCACAAATTGTTCATATGATGCAAAATTGCTACTACATTTGTTATCAGAACCAATGAACTAAACACTTCGGTGACCTTACAATCAcaggaaaaacaaaacaatgttcCATAATACTTCCTTTGTCGAAATCAAGCACCACAAACTACGAtgaaaaaaacagaagaaaaacatcaagttGCTTCTGTTCTAATACATCTACATCATCTGATACACTTCACCTGGTCATTGACTTACTTCAACAGTATTGTATCAACAAGAAAAAAGGTTATGCATTGGACTCTGTAAACTGTAACCAATTCTAGATCCAAATACTTTCCCCCTTCCTAAAATCTAGCGAATGGTGGTCCACTTCCTAAAAGTAGTTCCTTCACCAATGAACTGTATAAGAATTACTAAGATTTCATATCTTTCTTGGATGTGTTGCTTCGGTCTGCTGTTCTTATGGTACTAGCTAGTCTCTTTCTCCTACATATCATGTATGTTGATTCAAAGAACAGGGATCCACTGAGAAAAATGTCAGACCAGAAACAAACATTGTCCTCAATGAAAGTAACTGCCTAAGTTGAACTTAGGGAGGATCATGCACAATAGCCAGTCATGTGACTTGTTATTACGAGCAATTAAAAAGTTCTAATATTCCCAAACATTCACATCATTATAACTTGAAGAAACTTTGAACAACTACTCCGGGGACGCAAACAAAAGATAAtctgtaaattaataatctcaacTTGCAAGAAAGACTAATCTTGGagagataaacaaaaaaagccATAatgatcaagaaaaaaaaaataccaactAGCTCAACTTTGCAATTAGAGGaacattaaaaaccaaaaaaaataagcaACTAGAAAGAGCATGGATATGTATGTTCAAAGAACTGAATTCACAAAACCATTGACCTTACAGATTCAATGGACTAGcaaaaaatcaatatcaaatcCAGAAAGCCCCATGTTCTACATCTCATACTGCTTAGGGATCCCAAATTGGATCCATAACTCAATGAAGTCACGGAAAACTAAGAACCTAGTTCCTCTGAACGTGGCATTATCATTTACACAAAACACAGTACATGCACTGACAAATGTATGACTAGGAGGATCTCAGAGACTAAGGAAGTCAATTGGATAGAATAATTTTCTCAAGTAACAACGAAAGTAACGAAATTTTAAGCACCATTTAATAGAACAATTGTAAAAtggatattaaaaagaaaaaagaggagGGAGGAGAAGAACAGAACTGGTGGTCTGAGAGAAGACGGCGAGACGAAGAGCCCAAATGTTgaagaaaccaaaccaaaccgaagcTAGTCTCAGTGAACCAACCACCATTAGCCAATACCCTAACCCCTTCATCTTCCTCCTCGTTTGCTTCGTTACTTTGTGATTTGATCTTCAGATGCGctctttcttgttttatttttattccttTTTGAAATGCTGTCATCcctgattttattttattttcttttaatggtgaaaaacaaaatgaaaattatagcTTCTAGTGATAAGATGATTATTAATCCCATGGATCAATTAGATTGGACTAAGCTCACCGACTGTTTCaatgcataatttattaaatttatttttcagtttaattttattggttgaaatatagtTATGTGTAtggataatgatgtttttatataaaaagtatacaaaataattgtttttttaatatgtgtgtacAAATATAAAGTGACATTTATAATGTAACTGTTTTTATGTATACATTGTATTTTTttgctgaatttttttttatcaaactacTTAAGTACCTTTGTGttgatattttattacattgttTTACATATCTGTATGTATCTCTAAATGTATACACATGAGACTTTAACTTGTTCTTAgtttatttagttaaaaattaaaagaagattCTTTATATTCGGCTAAAAACTCTTTTTTAAAACCTTCACcttaatcatgctcttacacCAATGTGTGTTTAAATTTCCAAGAAAACCGTCCTTTAAAAGTCACATCAAATAGTCAGGTCGCCTTTTACTCTACTCCAAAAGTAAACTCGTTCATGCTGTACATATAGGTATAGCCGTATAGCTCACAGTTTTTTGGGTTGTGGAATAAAATAGAATTGTTTGGGGATTGGGCGAGAGATCTGCGTGCACGTTCACGACAAATTAGATTCAGTTAACTATTGGgtatattagtttaaaaacgTATAAGTAGCGTAGGTTAAGCTGAACGAGGATCGTGGATGATAGCTgtattttgttctttttcttcttcttctttttttgaaaataaacatttttagacTTGAGACATTAAAGATGGTAAAGTCCTCCTCACGTTTATTTCTTTTGTATCAACTGTGCATCACTAGAATTAGACTTAAATGAATAGAGATAATGAATTATATACGAAATAAGCATGACTTGATCGTTCATTATTACGTCCATAACAGCAAAACAACCATATAATCACTATCAAGAACAGAAATAATTcgtcaaaaaaagaaaaccaagaCTGACACAAAAAAACGTGAGCTCCGCATAGAAGCGGAAAGATTCCTCCGACCAAGGCACAAAGAGCCGCGAACTTACACGTAAGCCAGTAAAGGCAACCTCGCAAAGTGGAGCCCTATGTTGTGTGTGGTTGGTCACTTACTGATcaggtagagagagagaaagtcaaGACTCAAGAAGGAGGGGATAGCGTAGTCAACATCTAATCCGAGCTGGCAGTTCTTGCCAACTTGTTCCCAGC
The sequence above is drawn from the Brassica napus cultivar Da-Ae chromosome A8, Da-Ae, whole genome shotgun sequence genome and encodes:
- the LOC106362398 gene encoding ergosterol biosynthetic protein 28, translating into MKGLGYWLMVVGSLRLASVWFGFFNIWALRLAVFSQTTMSEVHGRTFGVWTLLTCTLCFLCAFNPENKPLYLATFLSFIYALGHFLTEYLFYHTMTIANLSTVAFFAGTSIVWMLWEWRSLDKPPSKLA